A genome region from Anolis carolinensis isolate JA03-04 chromosome 6, rAnoCar3.1.pri, whole genome shotgun sequence includes the following:
- the slc17a7 gene encoding vesicular glutamate transporter 1 → MEFRKEEFKKLTGRTLGHLHRILERKQPGSETLELTEEGRPVEVIEKHQPVVDCTCFGLPRRYIIAILCGLGFCISFGIRCNLGVAIVSMVNNNTVYEGDKLVMKKAEFNWDPETVGMIHGSFFWGYIVTQIPGGFISQKFAANRVFGFAIVATSTLNMLIPSAARIHFGCVIFVRILQGLVEGVTYPACHGIWSKWAPPLERSRLATTAFCGSYAGAVVAMPLAGILVQYSGWSSVFYVYGSFGIFWYLFWLMVSYESPAQHPTITEEERKYIEESIGESCSLMNPLMKFKTPWRKFFTSMPVYAIIVANFCRSWTFYLLLISQPAYFEEVFGFEISKVGMLSALPHLVMTIIVPIGGQIADFLRTRRIMSTTNVRKMMNCGGFGMEATLLLVVGYSHSKGVAISFLVMAVGFSGFAISGFNVNHLDIAPRYASILMGISNGVGTLSGMVCPLIVGAMTKHKTREEWQYVFLIASLVHYGGVIFYGIFASGEKQPWAEPEELNEEKCGFINEDELIDEEDEAARMAAGGVGAGGGYGATKSTSFANGGWTADWDKKEEYVQEPGKDSYMYGTPGERDLS, encoded by the exons GATCCTTGAACGGAAACAGCCGGGAAGTGAAACCCTTGAGCTGACAGAAGAGGGGCGACCTGTTGAGGTGATCGAGAAGCACCAGCCGGTCGTTGACTGCACCTGCTTTGGCCTCCCTCGCCGATACATCATTGCCATCCTCTGTGGCTTAGGCTTCTGTATCAGCTTTGGCATCCGGTGCAACCTGGGAGTGGCCATTGTCAGCATGGTCAACAACAACACCGTCTATGAAGGGGACAAACTCGTCATGAAG AAAGCTGAGTTCAACTGGGATCCAGAGACGGTGGGCATGATTCATGGGTCGTTCTTCTGGGGTTACATAGTCACCCAGATTCCAGGTGGCTTCATATCACAGAAATTTGCTGCTAATAG GGTTTTTGGCTTTGCCATTGTGGCAACATCCACTCTCAACATGCTCATTCCGTCGGCTGCTCGTATCCACTTTGGCTGCGTCATTTTTGTACGGATCCTGCAAGGGCTTGTGGAG GGGGTCACTTACCCTGCATGCCATGGGATCTGGAGCAAATGGGCACCGCCACTGGAACGCAGCCGCTTGGCAACAACAGCTTTTTGTG GCTCCTATGCCGGGGCTGTAGTGGCCATGCCCCTTGCTGGCATTTTAGTCCAGTATTCTGGATGGAGCTCTGTCTTTTATGTCTACG GCAGTTTTGGTATCTTCTGGTACTTATTCTGGCTGATGGTTTCCTATGAGAGTCCTGCACAGCATCCGACCATCACAGAAGAGGAGCGGAAGTACATTGAAGAAAGTATTGGGGAGAGCTGTAGTCTGATGAATCCCTTAATG AAATTCAAAACCCCTTGGCGCAAGTTCTTCACATCCATGCCTGTCTATGCCATTATAGTGGCTAATTTTTGCCGGAGCTGGACTTTCTACTTGCTCTTAATTAGTCAACCAGCCTATTTTGAAGAAGTGTTCGGCTTTGAAATCAGTAAG GTGGGTATGCTTTCCGCCTTGCCCCACCTGGTCATGACCATCATTGTACCCATTGGGGGTCAAATCGCTGACTTTCTGCGAACGCGGAGGATCATGTCTACCACAAACGTTCGCAAGATGATGAACTGCGGGG GGTTCGGCATGGAAGCCACACTGCTCTTAGTGGTCGGCTATTCCCACAGCAAAGGGGTTGCCATCTCTTTCCTCGTCATGGCTGTGGGTTTCAGTGGCTTTGCTATTTCAG GGTTTAATGTGAACCACTTAGACATTGCCCCCCGATATGCCAGCATCCTCATGGGCATCTCCAATGGCGTGGGGACTCTCTCGGGCATGGTGTGCCCCCTTATAGTCGGAGCTATGACAAAACACAAG ACACGGGAGGAATGGCAGTACGTTTTCCTCATTGCCTCACTGGTGCATTACGGCGGTGTGATCTTCTATGGGATTTTTGCTTCCGGCGAGAAGCAGCCGTGGGCAGAGCCGGAAGAACTCAACGAGGAGAAGTGTGGCTTTATCAATGAGGATGAACTCATTGATGAAGAGGACGAGGCTGCCCGCATGGCGGCGGGTGGCGTAGGGGCTGGGGGTGGATATGGTGCCACCAAAAGCACCAGTTTTGCCAACGGCGGCTGGACGGCTGACTGGGACAAGAAGGAGGAATATGTACAGGAGCCTGGCAAAGATTCATATATGTACGGCACGCCAGGAGAGCGGGACTTATCGTAA